In the Helianthus annuus cultivar XRQ/B chromosome 11, HanXRQr2.0-SUNRISE, whole genome shotgun sequence genome, one interval contains:
- the LOC110924046 gene encoding putative MO25-like protein At5g47540 translates to MSTKKLRTPSEVVRKTRSLLLYSKNSLDVGSQSTELSSLIRELKLILYGDDYSEPSTEACAQLTVEFFKEDTLRLLIIFLPKLNLEARKDATQVVASLQRQPLPSRFEVSRYLEANLDLLDILISGYEDPQLALHYGRMLKECLRHQIVASYLLEPNQLKKLFGYIQHPSFDIAADAADAFKDLLTRHKSTVSESLSKNYCWFFTEMNEKLLKSENYITRRQAVKLLGCILLDRSNSCVMTRYVSSKDNLIILMNLLRDQSKNIQIDAFHVFKLFVANENKPPEIVSILVTNRSKLLRLLSAFVYTDDEVFETDKIQVVNKLVVLELQD, encoded by the exons ATGAGCACGAAGAAGCTCCGAACACCCTCGGAAGTCGTTCGAAAGACTCGATCCCTTCTTCTTTACTCCAAGAACTCTCTTGATGTCGGCTCGCAG TCTACAGAACTGAGCTCATTAATAAGGGAACTAAAGTTGATTCTTTACGGAGATGATTACTCTGAGCCTTCTACCGAAGCCTGTGCACAATTAACTGTGGAGTTCTTTAAAGAAGACACGTTACGTCTACTCATTATCTTTCTTCCCAAGTTGAACTTGGAG GCCCGTAAAGATGCCACACAAGTCGTTGCGAGTCTGCAAAGGCAACCTTTGCCATCACGCTTCGAGGTTTCGAGATATTTGGAAGCTAATCTTGATCTTTTAGACATTCTCATATCAGG GTATGAGGATCCTCAATTGGCTCTTCATTATGGTAGGATGTTGAAGGAGTGCCTACGTCATCAAATTGTTGCAAG TTACTTACTAGAACCGAATCAACTCAAGAAACTTTTTGGTTACATACAACATCCAAGTTTTGATATTGCTGCAGATGCAGCAGATGCATTCAAG GATCTTTTGACTAGACATAAGTCTACTGTGTCTGAATCCTTGTCCAAAAACTATTGTTGG TTTTTCACTGAAATGAACGAAAAGCTACTGAAATCTGAAAACTACATCACCAGAAGACAAGCTGTTAAG CTACTCGGATGCATATTGCTTGATCGTTCGAATTCTTGTGTTATGACGCGATATGTGAGCTCAAAAGATAACCTGATAATTCTAATGAATCTTCTAAGG GATCAAAGTAAGAATATCCAGATAGATGCTTTTCATGTGTTTAAG CTATTTGTAGCAAATGAAAATAAGCCTCCTGAAATAGTGAGCATACTTGTTACAAACCGAAGCAAGCTTCTACGTTTACTTAGCGCTTTCGTCTATACAG ACGATGAAGTGTTTGAGACAGACAAAATTCAGGTGGTAAATAAACTTGTTGTGCTGGAGCTTCAAGACTAA